One genomic region from Acidobacteriota bacterium encodes:
- a CDS encoding TonB-dependent receptor, translating into MELFRVVRVCLCVLLALITPASAAGQAVYGSISGSVKDASGAVVPGVTVTITSVQRQTVDTVVTNESGRYLKERLLPGTYEVKAELSGFKTAVVPVVNVGVDTTVPIDFTLAPGDIAEAVEVTGGSPLLRVDRADVSTRFSTEEITELPVLDRNFTKFILLTPGTQQLQWQHAASENPQGSTQIQLNGQHFSGTAYQLDGTENRDPILGIIVINPSLESIAETKITSQNYDAEFGQATAGVVSIQTKSGTNTLHGSAFEFHQNDSFQSRNPFTQFQRDPLTNRFIPETTRNQFGASAGGPIRSDRWFFFGDYQGTRSNVGGSKLLTVPTEAARRGDLSAYGVAIFDPASSDNPNQRTQFANNVIPSGRLSPQALALLKLLPLPNAPGLDNGTRNNFVASGSETFDENSFNVRIDGRLSNKLNTFGRYSLGDFLRDGPQAFGAGGGDELVSLGGVSDARNQSLAYGVDYLLSSKWVADFRFGWFRYHVNVLPSDFGTTPARDAGIPGLNNDTTFSSGLPAFFLEGDRGFDFGSGLGDNVGRCNCPLDEDEQQFQFVTNWTRYVGNHSAKFGVDVRRAHNLRVPSDRHRSGELSFRPSRTSGPGGGGLGLASFLLGDVSRFTRYISSSTDAREEQWRHFYYAQDTWRVNDKLTLNYGLRLDVINPQTLNEAGNGGFLDLETGEIKVAGVGGVGINGDIENSLNWAPRLGATYQLDDRTVIRGGFGRSYDIGVFGSLFGHTVTQNLPVLLAQENNPPNDFAAVFNLRNGPPAAAFPDVPADGTFPLPNGVFARALPEKQRPPAVDAFNVTVQRQLTADVAVEVGYVGNRGRRVFAGDGPDVNPNAPTLDGFLQGVPRDLRRPFFAGAVSTRTFASLGGPFGWTQDLAFYCNCAKNAYDSLQARFVKRYSHGYSAQINYTWQRAQQESSDYFFWDRDLNWGPADWDRTHNLVLAIVAELPFGRDRMFLGNVSPVVDAIVGGWQFNTNTFIYSGLPFNVSYRNSFQDRDTGPNRPDLIGDPDGPQTKDQWFNTTPIGSPGSAFGRPAPGTFGNLKRNALRGPGYWRTDASLFKHFRLGAARDVEVRIEAVNLFNHVNLGNPDSEVGVPGNPNPNAGRITSTAFGNQDPMRNFQFALRFTF; encoded by the coding sequence ATGGAGCTGTTTCGGGTCGTGCGGGTGTGTCTCTGTGTTCTGCTGGCGCTCATCACGCCCGCATCAGCCGCCGGGCAGGCGGTCTACGGCAGCATCAGTGGTTCGGTCAAGGATGCGTCGGGCGCAGTGGTTCCCGGCGTGACCGTGACGATCACCAGCGTGCAGCGCCAGACGGTTGATACCGTCGTGACCAACGAGAGCGGGCGATATCTCAAGGAACGCCTGCTGCCCGGCACATACGAGGTCAAGGCGGAACTTTCCGGCTTCAAGACCGCCGTCGTCCCCGTCGTGAACGTCGGCGTCGACACGACGGTGCCGATCGATTTCACGCTCGCGCCTGGTGATATCGCCGAAGCGGTCGAAGTGACGGGCGGCAGCCCGCTGCTGCGCGTGGATCGCGCCGACGTCTCGACGCGGTTCTCGACCGAGGAGATCACGGAGCTGCCGGTCCTCGATCGCAACTTCACCAAGTTCATTCTCCTGACGCCGGGCACGCAGCAGCTTCAGTGGCAGCATGCCGCCAGCGAGAACCCGCAGGGATCCACGCAGATCCAGTTGAACGGACAGCACTTCAGCGGCACCGCGTACCAGCTGGACGGCACCGAGAACCGCGACCCGATCCTCGGCATCATCGTCATCAATCCCTCGCTGGAGTCGATTGCCGAGACGAAGATCACGTCGCAGAACTACGACGCGGAGTTCGGCCAGGCCACGGCGGGCGTGGTGTCGATCCAGACCAAGAGCGGAACGAACACGCTGCACGGCAGCGCGTTCGAGTTCCACCAGAACGACAGCTTTCAGTCGCGCAACCCGTTCACGCAGTTCCAGCGCGATCCGCTCACCAACCGGTTCATTCCCGAGACCACGCGGAACCAGTTCGGGGCGTCGGCCGGCGGGCCGATCCGCTCCGACCGCTGGTTCTTCTTCGGCGACTATCAGGGGACGCGCAGCAACGTGGGCGGATCCAAGCTGCTGACCGTGCCGACCGAAGCGGCGCGCCGCGGCGATCTCAGCGCGTACGGCGTCGCGATCTTCGATCCGGCGTCGAGCGACAACCCGAACCAGCGGACGCAGTTCGCCAACAACGTGATTCCGAGCGGGCGGCTGTCGCCGCAGGCGCTCGCGCTGCTGAAACTGCTGCCGCTGCCGAATGCGCCGGGCCTGGACAACGGCACGCGGAACAACTTCGTCGCGTCGGGCTCCGAGACGTTCGACGAGAACTCGTTCAACGTCCGGATCGACGGGCGGCTGAGCAACAAGCTGAACACGTTCGGGCGCTACAGCCTCGGCGACTTCCTGCGGGACGGGCCGCAGGCGTTTGGCGCCGGCGGCGGCGACGAACTGGTGAGCCTCGGCGGCGTGTCCGACGCGCGCAACCAGAGCCTCGCCTACGGCGTGGACTATCTGTTGTCCAGCAAGTGGGTGGCGGACTTCCGCTTCGGCTGGTTCCGCTATCACGTCAACGTGCTGCCTTCGGACTTCGGCACGACGCCGGCGCGGGACGCCGGCATTCCAGGGCTCAATAACGACACGACGTTTTCGTCTGGCCTGCCGGCGTTCTTCCTCGAGGGAGATCGAGGGTTCGACTTCGGGTCCGGTCTCGGCGACAACGTCGGCCGCTGCAACTGCCCGCTGGACGAGGACGAGCAGCAGTTCCAGTTCGTCACGAACTGGACGCGGTATGTCGGCAACCATTCCGCGAAATTCGGCGTGGACGTCCGGCGCGCGCACAACCTCCGCGTGCCGAGCGATCGGCACCGCTCGGGCGAGCTGTCGTTTCGGCCGTCTCGCACGAGCGGGCCCGGGGGCGGCGGGCTGGGACTCGCCTCGTTCCTGCTCGGCGATGTCAGCCGCTTCACCCGCTACATCTCCTCGAGCACCGACGCGCGCGAGGAACAATGGCGCCACTTCTACTACGCGCAGGATACGTGGCGCGTGAACGACAAGCTCACGCTCAACTACGGCCTGCGGCTCGACGTCATCAATCCGCAGACGCTCAACGAGGCGGGCAACGGCGGGTTTCTGGACCTCGAGACCGGTGAGATCAAGGTCGCGGGCGTGGGCGGCGTGGGCATCAACGGCGACATCGAGAACAGCCTCAACTGGGCGCCCAGGCTCGGGGCCACCTATCAGCTCGACGATCGCACGGTCATCCGGGGCGGGTTCGGCCGCAGCTACGACATCGGGGTCTTCGGATCCCTGTTCGGACACACCGTGACGCAGAACCTGCCCGTGCTGCTGGCGCAGGAGAACAACCCGCCGAACGACTTCGCGGCGGTGTTCAACCTGCGGAACGGGCCGCCGGCCGCGGCCTTCCCCGACGTGCCGGCCGACGGCACGTTCCCGCTGCCGAACGGCGTGTTTGCGCGCGCCCTGCCCGAGAAGCAGCGCCCGCCCGCGGTGGACGCGTTCAACGTCACGGTGCAGCGCCAGCTCACGGCGGACGTCGCGGTGGAGGTGGGTTACGTCGGCAACCGCGGCCGTCGGGTGTTCGCGGGCGACGGGCCGGACGTGAATCCCAACGCGCCCACGCTGGACGGATTCCTCCAGGGCGTGCCGCGCGACCTGCGGCGGCCGTTCTTCGCCGGCGCGGTCAGCACCCGCACGTTCGCGTCGCTCGGCGGGCCCTTCGGGTGGACGCAGGACCTCGCCTTCTACTGCAACTGCGCGAAGAACGCGTACGACTCACTGCAGGCGCGGTTCGTGAAACGCTACTCGCACGGGTACTCCGCGCAGATCAACTACACCTGGCAGCGCGCCCAGCAGGAGTCGAGCGATTACTTCTTCTGGGACCGCGATCTGAACTGGGGACCGGCCGACTGGGATCGGACCCACAATCTGGTGCTCGCAATCGTCGCGGAGCTGCCATTCGGCCGCGACCGGATGTTCCTCGGCAACGTGTCCCCCGTCGTCGATGCGATCGTCGGCGGATGGCAGTTCAACACGAACACGTTCATCTACAGCGGGCTGCCGTTCAACGTGAGCTATCGCAACTCGTTCCAGGACCGCGACACCGGGCCGAACAGGCCGGACCTGATCGGGGACCCGGACGGTCCGCAGACCAAGGATCAGTGGTTCAACACGACGCCCATCGGTTCGCCCGGCAGCGCGTTCGGGCGGCCGGCGCCGGGGACGTTCGGCAACTTGAAGCGCAACGCGCTGCGCGGGCCGGGTTACTGGCGCACCGACGCGTCGCTGTTCAAGCATTTCCGGCTCGGTGCCGCACGCGATGTCGAGGTGCGCATCGAGGCGGTCAACCTGTTCAACCACGTCAACCTGGGGAACCCGGACTCCGAGGTCGGTGTTCCCGGCAATCCGAACCCGAACGCGGGCCGCATCACGTCGACCGCCTTCGGCAACCAGGACCCCATGCGCAACTTCCAGTTCGCGCTGCGGTTCACGTTCTGA
- a CDS encoding alpha,alpha-trehalase: MITLHTRVRAFLAAVAVAAAAVVGAQTLPAEQRISTLAKYIKSSWTTLARSNRTLHLAAPDPKMHRPAGEPSPVYVARDEDLERIRRELRAALTPQQLRTIDLRLLPARLDADRHGLLYLPKPYVVPGGRFNEMYGWDSYFIQVGLLAEGTSAELELARGMVENFVYEVERYGTILNANRTYFLSRSQPPFLTRMVLGLYERTRDRAWLRRTLPAIERYYTFWTTAPHLVAEHGLSRYYDLGEGPAPEVIADERDAEGRSHYDRVRAYYRTHDVTDYDERLYYDADADRLTDLFYKGDRSMRESGFDPSNRFGPFSVDIIHYVPVCLNSLLYGMEVDAERIMTELGDTASAQRWRERAGARRDAVNRLLWNAERGLYFDYSFRTRRQREYEFATTFYPLWTGIATKEQAAKVRANLPRLEAPGGLLTSLQVTGSQWDAPFGWAPLQLIAVQGLRRYGFNEDADRLAANFIALVTKEFEEHGTIVEKYDVRRRESDVEAGIKYGYAANQIGFGWTNGVVLQLLAEMRQPVGR; encoded by the coding sequence ATGATCACCCTTCACACGCGCGTTCGTGCCTTCCTCGCCGCGGTCGCGGTCGCGGCGGCAGCCGTCGTCGGAGCTCAGACTCTGCCGGCCGAGCAACGGATCTCGACGCTCGCGAAGTACATCAAGAGCAGTTGGACGACGCTCGCGCGGTCCAACAGGACGCTGCACCTGGCCGCTCCCGATCCCAAGATGCACCGTCCGGCCGGCGAGCCGTCGCCGGTCTACGTCGCCCGCGACGAGGATCTCGAGCGGATCCGCAGGGAACTGCGCGCCGCGCTCACACCCCAGCAGCTGCGCACGATCGATCTGCGCCTGCTCCCCGCGCGCCTCGACGCGGATCGGCACGGGCTGCTCTATCTGCCGAAGCCGTACGTGGTTCCGGGCGGCCGCTTCAACGAGATGTACGGGTGGGACAGTTACTTCATCCAGGTCGGCCTCCTCGCCGAGGGCACCAGCGCGGAACTGGAGCTGGCGCGCGGCATGGTCGAGAACTTCGTGTACGAGGTCGAGCGGTACGGCACGATCCTGAACGCGAACCGCACGTATTTCCTCTCGCGCTCGCAGCCGCCCTTTCTCACCCGCATGGTCCTCGGCCTCTACGAGCGCACGCGCGATCGCGCGTGGCTGCGCCGGACGCTGCCGGCCATCGAGCGGTACTACACGTTCTGGACGACCGCGCCCCACCTGGTCGCGGAGCACGGGCTGTCGCGGTACTACGATCTCGGCGAAGGGCCGGCGCCGGAGGTCATCGCGGACGAACGAGACGCGGAGGGGCGCTCGCATTACGACCGCGTGCGCGCGTACTACCGCACGCACGACGTCACCGACTACGACGAGCGGCTTTACTACGATGCGGACGCGGATCGGCTGACCGACCTCTTTTACAAGGGGGACCGGTCGATGCGCGAATCCGGGTTCGACCCGTCGAACCGCTTCGGCCCGTTCAGCGTGGACATCATTCACTACGTGCCGGTCTGCCTGAACTCCCTCTTGTACGGGATGGAGGTGGACGCCGAACGCATCATGACCGAGCTGGGCGACACGGCGTCGGCACAGCGGTGGCGCGAGCGCGCGGGCGCGCGACGCGACGCCGTGAACCGGCTGCTGTGGAACGCGGAGCGCGGGCTGTATTTCGACTACAGCTTCAGGACGCGGCGCCAGCGCGAGTACGAGTTCGCCACCACCTTCTATCCCCTGTGGACCGGCATCGCCACGAAGGAGCAGGCCGCGAAGGTCCGCGCCAATCTCCCGCGGCTCGAGGCCCCGGGCGGACTGCTCACGAGCCTGCAGGTCACAGGCAGCCAATGGGACGCGCCCTTCGGGTGGGCGCCGCTGCAGCTGATTGCCGTGCAGGGGCTGCGGCGGTACGGCTTCAACGAAGACGCCGACCGCCTGGCGGCGAACTTCATCGCGCTCGTCACAAAGGAATTCGAGGAACACGGCACGATCGTCGAGAAGTACGACGTGCGGCGGCGCGAGTCCGACGTGGAGGCCGGGATCAAGTACGGCTACGCCGCGAACCAGATCGGCTTCGGGTGGACCAACGGCGTGGTGCTGCAACTGCTTGCCGAGATGCGGCAGCCGGTGGGGAGATAA
- a CDS encoding TetR/AcrR family transcriptional regulator encodes MTEKRDTAIRQEQIATAALSLIAHHGLQGLSVAGVARRVGLVPSALYRHYGSKDDIVDAALDLVRDRLMENVRAVGVEQAGALNRLHVLLQRHVALLTSNQAAVLRVVFSEEAFAGRASRRSKIYRIIRGYLDGVAAIVSQGQVAGEIRADLDPQTAAVMFLGLIQPAAILWFMSGGALDVSAHAEAAWTVLSRALRP; translated from the coding sequence ATGACCGAGAAACGCGACACCGCCATCCGCCAGGAACAGATTGCGACTGCGGCGCTGAGCCTCATCGCCCACCACGGCTTGCAGGGCCTGAGCGTCGCGGGCGTGGCACGGCGGGTGGGCCTGGTGCCCTCGGCCCTGTACCGCCACTACGGCAGCAAGGACGACATCGTCGACGCGGCGCTGGACCTGGTACGCGACCGACTGATGGAAAACGTGCGGGCCGTCGGCGTGGAGCAGGCGGGCGCTTTGAACCGGCTGCACGTGCTGCTGCAGCGCCACGTCGCGCTGCTGACGTCGAACCAGGCGGCTGTTCTGCGCGTGGTGTTTTCAGAGGAGGCGTTTGCCGGGCGCGCCTCGCGCCGGTCGAAGATCTATCGCATCATTCGCGGCTACCTGGACGGCGTTGCCGCCATCGTGTCGCAGGGGCAGGTGGCAGGGGAGATCCGCGCGGACCTGGATCCCCAGACGGCGGCGGTGATGTTCCTGGGTCTCATCCAGCCGGCCGCGATTCTGTGGTTTATGAGTGGGGGCGCGCTGGATGTCTCGGCGCACGCCGAAGCGGCATGGACGGTGCTGTCGCGCGCCCTGCGCCCGTGA
- a CDS encoding PspC domain-containing protein: protein MALYRSRDRRILGGVCGGIAKSLGWTPTRVRVLYVIVSILSAAFPGTIVYLLLWLAVPLEP from the coding sequence ATGGCGCTCTACCGATCGCGCGACAGACGGATACTTGGCGGGGTGTGTGGCGGCATCGCGAAGTCGCTCGGCTGGACACCGACGCGCGTTCGCGTGCTGTACGTCATCGTGTCGATTCTCTCAGCCGCGTTTCCCGGCACGATCGTGTACCTGCTGTTGTGGCTGGCCGTGCCGCTCGAGCCGTGA
- a CDS encoding Rrf2 family transcriptional regulator gives MLSATTRYALRALVNLAGMPEGKSLLGRDLSKIAGIPPNYLSKILWTLGSAGFIAATRGTHGGYRLQRRPEEVRLIDIVELFDKARTADGCLLDPDHPCGEARACAAHDNWKHVKEIYTDFLETTTLAVLVSNAARGPEGGSVL, from the coding sequence ATGCTGTCCGCGACAACCCGTTACGCACTCCGCGCCCTCGTCAACCTGGCCGGGATGCCAGAAGGTAAATCGTTGCTTGGCAGAGACTTATCAAAGATCGCCGGGATTCCGCCCAACTACCTTTCCAAGATTCTCTGGACGCTCGGCAGCGCAGGATTCATCGCGGCGACGAGGGGAACTCACGGCGGCTATCGGCTGCAGCGCAGGCCGGAAGAAGTCCGCCTGATCGACATCGTCGAGTTGTTCGACAAGGCGCGCACCGCCGACGGGTGCCTGCTCGATCCCGACCATCCGTGCGGCGAGGCCAGAGCCTGTGCGGCGCACGACAACTGGAAGCACGTCAAGGAGATCTATACCGATTTCCTGGAGACCACGACGCTCGCGGTGCTCGTCTCGAACGCCGCGCGCGGCCCGGAAGGAGGGAGCGTCCTGTGA
- a CDS encoding c-type cytochrome: protein MKARLSTTFAAATWLWLATAPPAAAQDAAAYFHQNCAACHTIGNGRLTGPDLKDVATRRDRAWLARFVAAPQRVIDGGDAYAARLVEEARGVIMPALPTLTPALIEALLDFIEAESRQGPSQSAGAQVGTRPFTPADVAAGAAIFTGRQRLANRGPSCVSCHTVRGVGGLGGGQLAPDLTRVFERLGGRQGLTAWLGAPATPTMRSVFATRALAQVEIAPLVAYFEQSARQGGQDNRAGLTAFVVLGFGFAAAGLVVMDSAWKHRFRSVRRALVERAKRS from the coding sequence GTGAAAGCCCGGTTGTCGACGACCTTCGCGGCGGCGACGTGGTTGTGGCTCGCGACCGCGCCGCCAGCGGCGGCGCAGGACGCGGCGGCGTATTTCCATCAGAACTGCGCCGCCTGCCACACCATCGGAAACGGCCGGCTCACCGGTCCGGATCTGAAAGATGTCGCGACGAGACGGGATCGAGCCTGGCTCGCGCGGTTCGTCGCAGCCCCGCAGCGCGTGATCGACGGCGGCGACGCGTATGCGGCCAGGCTGGTCGAGGAGGCGCGCGGCGTCATTATGCCGGCGCTGCCCACGCTCACGCCCGCGCTCATCGAGGCGCTGCTCGATTTCATCGAGGCCGAGTCAAGGCAGGGGCCGTCGCAGTCTGCCGGCGCGCAAGTCGGCACGCGCCCGTTCACGCCAGCGGACGTCGCGGCCGGCGCCGCGATCTTCACGGGGCGGCAGCGCCTGGCGAATCGCGGGCCGTCATGCGTGTCGTGTCACACCGTGCGCGGCGTTGGCGGGCTTGGCGGCGGCCAGCTCGCACCGGACCTGACGCGGGTCTTCGAGCGGCTGGGCGGCCGCCAGGGGCTGACGGCCTGGCTCGGCGCGCCGGCGACGCCGACCATGCGGTCGGTGTTTGCGACGCGCGCGCTCGCACAGGTCGAGATCGCCCCGCTCGTCGCCTACTTCGAGCAGAGCGCCCGCCAGGGGGGCCAGGACAACCGCGCGGGCCTCACGGCGTTCGTGGTGCTCGGCTTCGGCTTCGCGGCGGCAGGCCTCGTCGTCATGGATTCCGCGTGGAAACATCGCTTCCGCAGCGTTCGCCGGGCGCTCGTCGAGCGAGCGAAGAGGTCGTAA
- a CDS encoding nitrate reductase subunit alpha, with product MSNRNVRWIKDEEKAQLRSWEEFYRNRWQHDKIVRSTHGVNCTGGCSWQIYVKDGIVTWEMQQTDYPLLQGDIPPYEPRGCQRGISYSWYLYSPIRVRYPYVRGALLDLWKQARAEHDDPVEAWRSLVEDPQKRARWQQARGKGGFRRFDWDTALEMIAAANIHTIKTYGPDRIAGFSPIPAMSMISYASGARYLQLIGGVSLSFYDWYCDLPPASPEAWGEQTDVQESADWYNAKLLAVMGSNLNMTRTPDCHFAAEARHNGSKMWVFAPDFNQVAKYADEWISLNAGQDGAWWMAVNHVLLKEFHHERQDPYFLDYTKRYTDAPLLVELTKSGSDWRPGQLLRANRLAEYSDVENGDWQFLMWDATAAQPKMPMGSAGFRWAQQKGKWNLELKDGKTGAAIDPALTFLGEHTAPVLFDDFSEAHVLRREVPVRKLALADGTVATVTTVYDLLMAQYGVSRGLRGAYPADYDDELSPYTPAWSEKYTGMGRDTLIRFAREWGDTARRTKGKCTVIIGAGINHWYHNNLMYRAAMHALMFCGCVGVNGGGLAHYVGQEKLAPAEPWSAIAFGRDWHPAARLQNAPSWHYIHTGQWRYERDFTDYHTVPPPNGHRSLAQGHTADIQVQAVRNGWLPFFPQFDKSPIQVASDAVAAGASTPDEIVAHVVGELKSKRLGFAVSDPDAPANWPRVWFIWRGNALMSSAKGHEYFLHHYLGTHTNKIAREVAAGSVKEIAWHEHAPSGKMDLVVDLNFRMDTSALYSDIVLPAATFYEKADLNSTDLHSFIHPLSQAVPPSWESKSDWQIFREVAKKVSELAPHHFPGPVRDVVASPLAHDTEAEIAQPAIRDWMAGEVEAIPGKTMPGLKVVTRDYRNIYNQFVSFGPLVRSGGLGAHGTRYAADDFYDQAVARGPRVTFDGQSYPSIRSDEEACNVILEFASVTNGELAYRSYKNMEERVGLPLTHLAEKSRSVRVDYKGLQSRPQRFVNSPMWSGLIDDGRPYSPFTYNVECRVPWRTLTGRQHFYLDHPGYLDFGEHLPTYKPKPQPKDYADIDVSQEEGPTLTLNYLTPHGKWHIHSTYGDNHRMMTLSRGVEPLWVNDRDAVSIGITDNDWVEIHNDNGVVVTRAVVSARIPRGVCIQYHSPERTLSVPRSPLRNNRRAGGHNSLTRTRLKPNLMVGGYGQFTFHFNYWGPTGCNRDTHVLVRKLPRLVW from the coding sequence ATGTCGAATCGCAACGTGCGGTGGATCAAAGACGAAGAGAAGGCGCAGCTCCGGAGCTGGGAAGAGTTCTACCGGAACCGCTGGCAGCACGACAAGATCGTCCGCAGTACGCACGGTGTGAACTGCACGGGCGGGTGCTCGTGGCAGATCTACGTGAAGGACGGCATCGTCACGTGGGAGATGCAGCAGACGGACTACCCGCTGCTGCAGGGTGACATCCCGCCGTACGAGCCCCGCGGCTGCCAGCGCGGCATCTCGTATTCCTGGTATCTCTACAGCCCGATTCGCGTGCGCTATCCGTACGTGCGCGGCGCGCTCCTGGACCTGTGGAAGCAGGCACGCGCCGAGCACGACGACCCGGTGGAGGCGTGGCGGTCGCTCGTCGAGGACCCGCAGAAGCGCGCACGGTGGCAGCAGGCGCGCGGCAAGGGAGGATTCCGCCGCTTCGACTGGGACACGGCGCTCGAGATGATCGCGGCGGCGAACATCCACACCATCAAGACCTACGGCCCGGATCGCATCGCCGGCTTCTCCCCGATTCCCGCGATGTCGATGATCAGCTACGCGTCGGGTGCGCGCTACCTGCAGTTGATCGGCGGCGTGTCGCTCTCCTTTTACGACTGGTACTGCGATCTGCCGCCGGCATCGCCCGAAGCGTGGGGCGAGCAGACAGACGTGCAGGAGTCGGCTGACTGGTACAACGCGAAGCTGCTCGCCGTCATGGGCTCGAACCTGAACATGACGCGCACCCCCGACTGCCACTTCGCCGCCGAGGCGCGCCACAACGGCTCGAAGATGTGGGTCTTCGCGCCCGACTTCAACCAGGTGGCGAAGTACGCGGACGAGTGGATCTCGCTCAATGCCGGCCAGGACGGCGCCTGGTGGATGGCGGTCAATCACGTGCTGCTGAAGGAGTTCCACCACGAGCGGCAGGATCCCTACTTCCTCGACTACACGAAGCGCTACACCGACGCCCCGCTCCTGGTCGAGTTGACGAAGTCGGGGAGCGACTGGCGCCCCGGCCAGCTGCTGCGTGCCAACCGCCTGGCGGAGTACTCGGACGTGGAGAACGGCGACTGGCAGTTCCTGATGTGGGACGCCACGGCGGCGCAGCCGAAGATGCCGATGGGCTCCGCGGGGTTCCGCTGGGCGCAGCAGAAAGGCAAGTGGAACCTCGAGCTGAAGGACGGCAAGACGGGCGCGGCGATCGATCCCGCGCTCACTTTCCTTGGGGAGCACACGGCGCCGGTCCTCTTCGACGATTTTTCCGAAGCGCACGTCCTCCGGCGCGAGGTGCCGGTGCGCAAACTCGCGCTCGCCGACGGCACGGTCGCGACCGTCACCACCGTGTACGACCTGTTGATGGCGCAGTACGGCGTCTCCCGCGGCCTGCGCGGCGCGTACCCGGCGGACTACGACGATGAGCTGTCGCCGTATACGCCGGCGTGGTCGGAGAAGTACACGGGAATGGGGCGGGACACGCTGATCCGTTTCGCCCGCGAGTGGGGAGACACCGCGCGCCGGACGAAGGGGAAGTGCACGGTCATCATCGGCGCGGGTATCAATCACTGGTACCACAACAACCTGATGTACCGGGCCGCCATGCACGCGCTGATGTTCTGCGGGTGCGTCGGCGTCAACGGTGGCGGGCTCGCGCATTACGTCGGCCAGGAGAAGCTCGCGCCCGCCGAGCCGTGGTCGGCGATCGCGTTCGGCCGCGACTGGCATCCGGCCGCGCGCCTGCAGAACGCGCCGAGCTGGCACTACATCCACACCGGGCAGTGGCGGTACGAGCGCGACTTCACCGACTACCACACCGTGCCGCCGCCGAACGGTCACCGCTCGCTCGCGCAGGGGCACACGGCCGACATCCAGGTGCAGGCGGTGCGCAACGGCTGGCTGCCGTTCTTCCCGCAGTTCGACAAGAGCCCGATCCAGGTGGCCTCCGACGCGGTTGCCGCCGGCGCGAGCACGCCCGACGAGATCGTCGCGCACGTTGTCGGCGAGCTGAAATCGAAGCGCCTCGGGTTCGCGGTGTCCGACCCCGACGCCCCGGCGAACTGGCCGCGCGTCTGGTTCATCTGGCGTGGCAACGCGCTCATGTCGAGCGCCAAGGGACACGAGTATTTCCTCCACCACTACCTCGGGACGCACACCAACAAGATCGCCCGCGAGGTGGCGGCCGGGTCGGTGAAGGAGATCGCCTGGCACGAGCACGCACCGTCCGGAAAGATGGACCTCGTCGTCGATCTGAACTTCCGGATGGACACCTCCGCGCTGTACTCGGACATCGTGCTGCCGGCCGCGACGTTCTACGAAAAGGCGGACCTGAACTCGACCGACCTTCACAGCTTCATCCACCCGCTGTCGCAGGCCGTGCCGCCGTCGTGGGAGTCGAAGAGCGACTGGCAGATCTTCCGCGAGGTGGCGAAGAAAGTCTCCGAGCTGGCGCCGCACCACTTCCCGGGGCCGGTCAGGGACGTGGTGGCGTCCCCCCTGGCGCACGACACCGAGGCGGAAATCGCGCAGCCCGCGATCCGGGACTGGATGGCCGGGGAAGTCGAGGCGATTCCCGGCAAGACGATGCCCGGGCTGAAGGTGGTGACGCGGGACTACCGGAACATCTACAACCAGTTCGTCTCGTTCGGCCCGCTGGTGCGCAGCGGCGGCCTTGGCGCGCACGGCACGCGGTACGCCGCCGACGATTTCTACGATCAGGCGGTCGCGCGGGGTCCTCGCGTGACCTTCGACGGCCAGTCGTACCCGTCGATTCGCAGCGACGAGGAGGCCTGTAACGTCATCCTCGAGTTCGCGTCGGTGACCAACGGCGAGCTGGCGTACCGCTCCTACAAGAACATGGAGGAGCGCGTCGGGCTGCCGCTGACGCACCTCGCCGAGAAATCACGCAGCGTGCGCGTGGACTACAAGGGCCTCCAGTCCCGGCCGCAGCGTTTCGTGAACAGCCCGATGTGGTCCGGGCTGATTGACGACGGGCGGCCGTACTCCCCGTTCACCTACAACGTGGAATGCCGGGTGCCGTGGCGCACGCTGACCGGCCGGCAGCATTTCTACCTGGATCATCCCGGCTATCTCGACTTCGGCGAGCACCTGCCGACCTACAAGCCGAAGCCGCAGCCGAAGGACTACGCGGACATCGACGTGAGCCAGGAGGAGGGGCCGACGCTCACGCTCAACTACCTGACGCCGCACGGCAAATGGCACATCCATTCGACGTACGGCGACAACCACCGGATGATGACGCTGTCGCGCGGCGTGGAGCCGCTGTGGGTGAACGACCGCGACGCGGTGTCCATCGGCATCACGGACAACGACTGGGTCGAGATCCACAACGACAACGGGGTCGTGGTGACGCGCGCCGTCGTGAGCGCGCGGATTCCGCGCGGCGTGTGCATCCAGTACCACTCGCCCGAGCGCACGCTGTCGGTGCCCCGGTCCCCGCTCCGGAACAACCGCCGGGCGGGGGGGCACAACAGCCTCACGCGAACACGCCTGAAGCCGAACCTGATGGTCGGCGGGTACGGGCAGTTCACGTTCCACTTCAACTATTGGGGCCCGACCGGCTGCAACCGGGACACGCACGTCCTGGTGCGCAAGCTGCCGCGGCTGGTGTGGTGA